The genomic region CCCCCCCCCCCCCCCCCCCCCCCCCCCCCCCCCCCCCCCCCCCCCCCCCCCCCCCCCCCCCCCCCCCCCCCCCCCCCCCCCCCCCCCCCCCCCCCCCCCCCCCCCCCCCCCCCCCCCCCCCCCCACGGCTGGGCCGGAAGATTTTCCCGGCGCTATCGGGTCCAGGGCTCAGCCCTGGCGCGGGGGGGCCGGGGGGCGCGGAGCCCCCCCGGTTCGTTTCGCTATTTGCCCACGGCCTCGGCCCCGGCTTCCAGGGCCTTGGCGTTCTTGGGGATGAGGTCCTTGTAGCTGGCGGAGATGACGTTTTCCAGGCTCTTGATGACCGTGGCCAGGGTCACGATGCCGGTGGCCGCCACGTAGGCCCCCAGGGCGACCATGTTGGCCATGCGCGAGTTGCCGAGCTTGTCCGCGATCTCGTTGCAGGGCACGGCGTGGCAGTCGAGGCGCTTGGCGTCCATGAGCTGGGCGTCGATGAGCGAGGAGTTGACGATCACGGTTCCGCCGTCGAGGACGCGGGACTGGAACTTGTCCAGGGACGGCCGGTTCATGGCCACGAGGCTCTGGGGGCGGCGCACGATGGGCGAGCCGATGTCCTCGGAGGAGAGGATCACGGTGCAGTTGGCCGTGCCGCCGCGCATCTCCGCGCCGTAGACCGGGATGTAGGTCACGTTGAGCCCGGCGTTCATGCCCGCGTAGGCCAGGAGGTTGCCGATGAGCAGCACGCCCTGTCCGCCGAAGCCGGCGATGATCACGTCCAGGTGCTGGGGTTTCTTGGCGGCCATCAGCAGACGCCTCCTTCGTTGGAGAGGTCCTTGTAGATCCCCAGGGGGAAGTAGGGGATCATCTCGGTCTCGATGCGCTGGTTGGCCTTGACCGGATTCATCTTCCAGTTGGTGGGGCAGGCCGAGAGGAGCTCCACGAAGCCGAAGCCGAGGCCCTTGGTCTGGACCTCGAAGGCGGTCTTGAGGAACTTCTTGGCCTGGCGGATGTTCTTCACGTTGTTCAGGGCCGCGCGGGCGGAGAACACGGTGCCGCCGAGCCCGGCGATGATCTCGGCCATCTTGATGGGCATGCCTTCGCGTTCGCGGCAGCGCCCGCCGGGGCAGGTGGTGGTCTTCTGGCCGATGAGCGTGGTCGGGGCCATCTGGCCGCCGGTCATGCCGTAGACGGTGTTGTTCACGAAGACCACGGACACGCGCTCGCCCCGGTTGGCGCAGTGCATGATCTCGGCCAGGCCGATGGAGGCCAGGTCGCCGTCGCCCTGGTAGGTGAGCACGAAGTTGTCGGGCCGGGCGCGCTTGACGCCGGTGGCCACGGCCGGGGCGCGGCCGTGGGGGGCCTCGACGGAGTCCACCAGGAGGTAGTTGTAGAGGAACACCGAGCAGCCGATGGCGGTGACGCAGATGGTCTTCTCCACCAGCTCCATCTCGGTGAGCAGTTCGGCCACGAGGCGATGGGCCACGCCGTGGTGGCAGCCGGGGCAGTAGTGGGTGGCCCGCTCGGCCATGACCTTGGGCCGTTCGAAGGCCAGGACTTCCTGTTCCTTGGTGCTGGCGGCGCTCATTTCTTCCTCCGCAGGGCCTTGAGGATGGGTTCCTCGAAGTCTTCGGGCGAGGGCATGTCGCCGGGGTAGACGCCGAAGAAGCCGGAGTCCGCGTGCGCCCGGACGGCCAGCCGCACGTCGTCCACCATCTGGCCCAGGTTGTGCTCGATGGTCAGGAACTTCTTGCCCGCCTTGGCCAGCCTGGCCAGGGCCGCGTCCGGGAAGGGGAAGAGGGTGATCGGTCGGAACAGGCCGACCTTCTTGCCCTTGGCCCGCAGCTTGCGCACGGTGGTCTTGGCGATGCGGCCGATGGAGCCGTAGGCCACGACCACCAGCTCGGCGTCCTTGACCTGGAATTCCTCGGCCATGATCTCGTCGCGCATGGCTTCGTATTTTTCCTGGAGATGCCGGTTCTGCCCGGCCAGGGCGCCGTCGTCCAGGAACAGGGACTTGATGATGCGCGGCTTGCGGGTTCCCTTGCCCTCCAGGCGCCAGGACCTGCCCTCGGCCTTGGAGACCTTCACGGCCGGGCGCATGGCCACGGGCTCTTTCATCTGGCCGATGATGGCGTCGCCCAGGACGAGCACGGGGTTGCGGTACTTGAAGGCCAGGTCGAAGGCCAGCATGGTCAGGTCGAAGGCCTCCTGGACCGTGCCGGGGGCCAGGACCAGGGTGCGGTAGTCGCCGTGGCCGCCGCCGCGCGTGGACTGGTAGTAGTCGCCCTGGCTGGGACCGATGTCGCCCAGGCCCGGGCCGCCCCGGTTCATGTTCACGATGACCGCCGGGATCTCGCTGCCCGCCATGTAGGAGATGGCCTCCTGCTTGAGGGACACGCCCGGGCTGGACGAGGAGGTCATGGCCCGGATGCCGCAGGCGCCGGCGCCGAGGAGCATGTTGGCCGCGGCCACCTCGCTCTCGGCCTGGACGAACTCGCCGCCCGCGTCCACCATGGCCTTGGACATGAACTCCGGGATGTCGTTCTGGGGGGTGATGGGGTAGCCGAAGAAGCAGCGGCACCCGGCGGCCAGCGCGCCGTGGGCCACGGCCTCGTTGCCCTTGAGGAACTTGCGCTCGTTCTTGGTCATCACGCGCCTCCCTTCTTGGCCGGTTTCCTGCTCCGCCAGACGGTGATCGCCAGGTCCGGGCAGATGGTGGCGCAGGACGCGCAGCCCGTGCACTTGGCGCGGTCGGCCTCCGGCGCCTCGGCCACCTTGTATCCCTGCTGGTTGAACCGTGACGACTGCACGATGATTTCCACGGGGCAGACCGTGGTGCACAACAGACAGCCCTTGCACAGGGCCTCGTCGACCTCTATCCGCGACATGCAGACCTCCTGGGCGGGGACGCCGGAAAAGGGCCTGGGATCAGGCTTCGTCCGGGCTTCCCCGCGATTGTCAGCGTATGAGCATGGCGTCGCCGTAGGAGAAGAAGCGGAAGCCGGAGGACAGGGCGTTGTGGTAGGCTTCCAGGATTCTTTCCCGGCCTGCTAGGGCCGAAACCATAATCAGGAGCGATGATTCTGGCAAATGGAAATTGGTCAGGAGCATGTCCAGGACATGGAACGCGCGGCCGGGGTAGAGGAAGAGGCTGGTCGGCCCGGTGTAGGCCCCCACGCGGCCCAGGGCGGCGTGCATGCCCTCCAGGGCCCGGGCGCTGGTGGTGCCCACGGCCACCACGGGGCGGCCCTCGGCCTTGGCCCGGCCCACGGCCTCGGCCGTGGCGGACGGCACCTCGACCCATTCCTCGTGCATGGCGTGTTCGCGGATGTCCCGGCAGCGCACCGGCGAGAAGGTGCCGTAGCCCACGTAGAGCGTGACCTCGGCCCAGGACAGGCCGCGTTCCGCGAGCGTCCGGCGCAGCTCCGGGGTGAAGTGCAGGCCCGCCGTGGGCGCGGCCACGGATCCGGCCTTGTCCGGGGCGGCGTAGGTGGTCTGGTAGCGGGCCTGGTCCTCGGCGGTGTCGGGCCGGTGGATGTAGGGCGGCAGGGGCATGTGCCCCAGGCGCTGAAACAGGGCGGCCAGGTCGCCGCGCCAGGCCAGGCGCACGCGGGAGCGGCCGAACTCGCCGCGCGCGAGCACCTCCAGGGACAGGTCCGGGTCGAAGTCCGCGCGTTCCCCGGGCCGGGGGCCCTTGGTGGCCTTGAGCAGGCACTCGGCCTCGGCGGTCAGGGTTCCGTGCGGCCCGGGCTCGGGCCTGAGCAGGGGCAGGGGCGTGAGGAGCAGGAACTCCACCCGGCCGCCGCTGGGCTTGTGGCCGTAGAGCCGCGCGGGCAGCACCCGGGAATTGTTGGCCACCAGGAGCGCGCCCTCGGGCAACAGGTCCGGCAGCTCGGCGAAGGCGCGCGCCTCGTCGCGGCCCGCGGCCCGGTCCAGGAGCAGGAGCTTCGAGCCGCCGCGCCGGGCCGGGGGCTCCTGGGCGATGCGGTCCTGGGGCAGGTCGTAGCGGTAGGAATGCAGGTCGAAATCGGCCGGGATGTGCGTCATGCTGGGGTTCCGGGCTGTTGCATGGTCAGGCAGTGGAGCGTGCCCCGGCCGAAGACGAGGTCCAGGGCGTGGATGCCGATGACCGGCCGGTCGAAGAGTTCGGCCAGGATGCCCAGGGCCACGCGGTCGTTGGGATCGTTGAAGGTCGGCGCGAGCACGCAGGCGTTGGCGATGTAGAAATTGGCGTAGCTGGCGGGTAGGCGGATTCCCCGGAAGACCACGGGCTCGGGCATGGGCAGGGGCACGATCTCGGGCCGGGAGCCGTCCTCCAGGCGCACGTCCTGGAGCCGTTCGCGGTTCTCGGCCAGGGCCGCGTGGTTCACGTCCGAGGGGTCGTCCTCCTGGGCCAGGACCAGGGTGGTCCGGTTCACGAAGCGGCAGAGGTCGTCCACGTGGCCGTGGGTGTCGTCGCCCGCGACGCCTTTGCCCAGCCAGACCACGTTGGAGACGTTGAAGGTCTCGCGGAAGACCTCCTCGTAGTCCCTGGCCGTGAAGCCGGGGTTGCGCACCTGGACCCTGCGGTCCAACAGGCATTCCTCTGTGGTCAGCAGGGTTCCCGCGCCGTTTACGTCGATGGCCCCGCCTTCGAGCACCACGGGGCGGCCGTTCCTTTTCACGTGAAACAGGGGCAGGCCCAAGGTCCGGGCCGCCACGTCCGGCGCCAGGGCGTCCTTCGTGTGCGTCGGGTACTTGGCCCAGGCGTTGAAGCGCACGCGGGCCACGGCCGTGTTTCCGGTCTGGTCGCGCACGAAGAGCGGCCCGGAGTCGCGGACCCAGGAGCGGTCCACCGGGCAATCCACGAACCGTATCCGGTCCAGGTCCGCCCCGCAGTCGCGCAGCCTTCTCGCGGCCTCCTCGCGCACGGGCGGGGAGTGGACCAGGATGCGCACCTCCTCGCCCCGGGAGATGCGCCGGGCCATGTCCGCGAAGGCGAAGCGCGCGCCCTGGAGACGGCCGGGCCAATCCAGGGTGCTGGAGGGCCAGGCCAGCCAGGTCGCCTCGTGCGGCTCCCACTCGGCGGGCAGCCTGTAGCCCAGGGCCGCCGGGGATTCCGGGCGGGTCATTTGCCGTAGCGCTCCAGCAGGGGATAGTAGGCGTCGATGCGCCGGTCGCGCAGGAAGGGCCACATGCGGCGCGTCTCGTCCACCCGGCCGGTGTCCACCTCGGCCAGGAGGATCTCCTCCTTCTCGTCCGAGGCCCGGGCCAGAACCTCGCCGCGCGGGTCGGCCACGAAGGAATTGCCGAAGAAATGCACCGCCACGCCCGGCCCGTCGGGCTCCTCCAGGCCGATGCGGTTGGCCGCGGCCACGAACAGGCCGTTGGCCACGGCGTGCCCGCGCTGCACGGTCATCCAGGAATCCACCTGGCGCTGGCCCTCCTTTTCGGACTCGCCGTGCAGCCTGCCGATGGCCGTGGGGTAGAGGATCAGCTCCGCGCCCTGCAGGGCGGCCAGACGCGCGGCCTCCGGGAACCACTGGTCCCAGCAGATGAGCACCGCGATGCGGCCCACCGGGGTGTCGAAGGCCTGGAACCCCTGGTCCCCGGGCGTGAAATAGAACTTCTCGTGGAATCCCGGGTCCTCGGGGATGTGCATCTTGCGGTACATGCCCAACGTGCCGCCGTCCGGGCCCAGGACCACGGCCGTGTTGTGGTACATGCCCGGCCCCCGGCGCTCGAAGATCGGGACCACGAGGCAGACCTTGGCCTCGCGGGCCGTAGCGCTCATGATCTCCAGGGACGGGCCCGGAATGGTCTCGGCCAGGTCGAAATACTCGCTGTCCTCGCGCTTGCAGAAATAGGGCGAGGCGAACAGCTCGGGCAGGCAGACCAGATTCGCGCCGCGCTTGGCGGCCTTGAGCACCAGGTCGCGGGCCTTCTCGCGGTTGGCCTCGGGCTCGGGCTGCATGGCGCACTGGATCAGGGCCAGGGTGAATTCCTTGGACATGGCGACTCCTTGCTGCCCCCATCCTATAGTTTCCCCTTTCCTCCCGGTCAACGCCCCCTTCGGGGGTTTATAGAAAGGCGGGGGAGAGTGGGCGCTGAAGAGGGCGGGGCATTGGGGAGGGTGCTCATCTTGTCTCATGTCGCCCCTCTTTCGCCTTTCTGGAAACCGGCGAAGCCGGCCCCCTTCGGGGGGGGGTATAGAAAGGCGAGGGAACGACGCCTTTCTTCCGCCTTTCTGGAAACCGGCGGAGCCGGCGAAGCCGGGGGGGGTGGACAGGGGAGAGGGGGGAGGGTAGAAGGGGCACGGTTTTCGGAGGCTTTCTTGACGCGACGTTCGGACGATTCCCCCCGCTACGGCCTGTGGGCCGCCCTGCTCATCCTGGCCGGAACCCTGGGCCGGATTTGGTTCGTGGCCTCGGGCCAGCTGAACCTGGTGCAGGACGAGGCCCAGTACTGGGACTGGACCCGCCATCTTCAGCTCACCTATTATTCCAAGGGCCCGCTCATCGCCTGGATCATCAGCGCCGGGACCGCGCTGTTCGGGAACACGGAGCTGGGCGTGCGCTTCGGCTCCATCGCGGGCGCGGCCCTGGCCCAGGGCGTGCTCTACCTGGGCGCGGCGCGGCTCTGGAAGCGGCCGGACGTAGGCTTCTGGGCCGTGGTGCTCATGAACACCATGCCGCTGTTCCTGGCGCTCGGCGTGCTCATGACCACGGACAACCCCTTCGTGCTCTGCTGGGCCGTGGGCCTGTTCTGCCTCTGGTCGGCGGGCGAGGGCCGGGGCGGAGCGTGGCCCTTCGCCGCCCTGGCGCTGACCCTGGGCGTGGGCATCCTGGCCAAGTACACCATGCTCGGATTCCTGGGGCTGGCCGTGATCTACGGCCTGGTCCTGGAGTGGAAGGGCTGGCGGCCGGAGCGCTTCTGGCGTCGGCTCATCCCGGCCCTGGCGGCGGCGCTGGTCCTGGGCTTCCTGCCCACGTTCATCTGGAACGTGCGGCACGACTTCGTGGGCTACAAGCACGTGCTCTACCTCATCGGGGTGGAGGGCAAGGAGTCCGGCCAACTGCTGCGGCTCGGCCGCTTCCCGGAATATTTCGGCTCCCAGGTGGGCCTGGCCACGCCCTGGTGGCTCTGGTTCATGCTGGCGGCGTCCTGGACGGCGGCGAAAAGGCTTTTGAACGCGCCGCGCGGATTGGCCGGGGGCGAGGCCGCTGCCACGCGGCGGGACGGCCTGCTGCTGGTCTTCTTCCTGCCGGTGTGGGGCTTTTTCCTGCTCTGGAGTTTCCACGCCAAGGTGCTGCCCAACTGGACCACGGTGAGCTACGTGGCCGGGGCCCTGCTGGCCGCCCGGCGCTTCGCGGCCCTGGTCCGCGCCCCGGCGCGCCGCGCGGCGCGGAACGCGCTCCTGGCCTGCTCGGCGCTCATCTTCATGGTCCTGCACCTCTCGCCGGTGCTGCCCATCCCGGACAGCGTGAACATGACGAATCGGCTCAAGGGCTGGGACAGCGTGGGCCAGAAGGTGGACGAGCTGCGGCGCGGCCTGCCGGACCCGGACAAGGTTTTCATCTTCAGCGACGCCTACGACGTGACCGCTGCCCTGGCCTTCTACGTGCCGGGCCGACCGCGCACGTACTGCGCCTGGATCGACGGCCGCCGCATGAACCAGTATGACCTTTGGCCCGGGCCGCAAGCCTACAAGGGCGGGGACGCGATCCTGGTGGTCAAGGAGACCTCCTACGGGATACCCGAGAAGGTCGTCCCCCTTTTCGAGTCGGTTTCGGATCCGATCCACTTCCAGTCCGAGTTCCGGGGCAAGCCCGCCCGGCGTTTCACCTTGTATGTCTGCAAAGGCTACAAAGGGGATTGGTACACGCAGCAGACCGGCTTTTTTTAACCTGGAATTTCAACAAATTGCCCCCAACTTCCCACCATCATTGGATCAATTTTTCTTTACCCGAAATCGAAATTCTGTGAAGAAATGGGAACTTTTTTGTGCATGGAGTACGGCCCTTTGCCTGCCCCGGCCGGGTTGAGCCCGGATGCATTTCTTTGACAATCGTTGACTACCGATGACAATTCTTGTAAAGCGTCTAGCAACGTGAGACTCTGGGTACATGTCTGACACACCAGTGACACCGCGACTGCTGACGGTGAAAGAGGTGGCCGAGGCGCTCAGGGTTCATGCGCGCACCGCCTACCGGCTTGTGACGGACGGCTCGATCCGGGCCGTGAAGATCGGGAGCCAGTGGCGGGTTTCGGAGGCGGCCCTCCTGGAATTCATCGAGAAGGGCACCCCGGTGGAGCGGCCCGCCAAGGCGGAGCCGGTCCAGAAACAGTACAAGCTGCCTTTGTAGCGGCCCGCGCCGCTCGGGAGAACGGAATGCCCAGGAATGTGAGCCCGGATATGACCGGCGGGTGGATCGGAACGGTGACGCTGCCCAACGACATGGGCGACGACGTCACGTTCACCGGCCGGCTCGTGGCCGAGGACATGCATTTCAACAACAGCAACGGGATGCTCACGGTGGAGAAGGTCTATGAGCGCCAGGAGGGCGGCACGGCCTACGGCGTGATCTCGGCCATCGGGCACACCCGCGACCGCAGGGCCTATCTCCTGGAGGAGAAGGGCGAGACCTGCCTGGTGAACAACGGGCATTTCAGCCTGGAGATCCCCACGGACGAGCTTTTGGTTCTTCTTTCCCTGGCCATTGAGGCCGAGCGGGACGCCAGCGCGGATTCCGAGTGCGACCACATGATCCGCAAACTCGCCGCCAACGACTGAGGCTGCCTCCTCAGGTCCCATAGGAAAGGGGCGCTCCCAAGCGGAGCGCCCCTTTCTTTTCGTCTCGCGGGCGTTGTCAGCAGACGGCCTTGCGGACCTCGGGGTCGAGGATCTGGCCCGTGGATTCGAGCACGGAGCGCCAGTAGTCGGATTTGACGTTGAGCTTCTTGCGCTTGCGGGTGACGAGGTGCAGGGGCAGGTGCACGTAGCGCGAGAGCAGGCGGCTGACGACCATGCCGGTCTTTCCGGCCATGGCCGCGTGGACCGCGTTCTGGCCCAGGAAGCCGCAGTAGACCCGGTCGTTGGCGTTGGCCGGGACCGAGCGGATGATGTAGCTCGGGTCGATGAACTTCAGGGTCACGTCCATCTCTTGTTTCTTGAAGTATTCCTTGATCTTGTTGATGAGCAGGGTGGAGACGTCGCAGAGCACGGGGTTGCCCGAGGCGTCCTTTTCGCCGCTGATCTCGCAGTGGTCCTGGCCCGCGCCCTCGGCCACCACGATGACCGCGTGGTGGCGGGAGCGCAGCCGCGCCTCCAGGGAGGGGAGCAGGCCGTGCTCGCCGTCGAAGTGGAAGGGCGACTCGGGCACGAGCACGAAGTTCACTTCCTTGAGGGCCAGGGTGGCCTGGGCGGCGATGAAGCCGGATTCGCGGCCCATGAGCTTGACCAGGCCGACGCCGTTGTTCACGCCCACGGCCTCGGTGTGGGCCGACTGGATGGCCTCGGTGGCCTTTTCCACGGCGGTGTCGAAGCCGAAGGACTGGGACACGAAGTTGATGTCGTTGTCGATGGTCTTCGGCACGCCGATGACCGAGATGCGCAGGTTGCGCTTGCTGATCTCGTCCACGACCTTGGAGGCCGCGCGCATGGTGCCGTCGCCGCCGATCATGAACAGGGCGCTGATGTTCATGCGCTCCAGGGCGTCCACGATGTCCTCGGGGGGCTGGTGGCCGCGCGAGGAGCCCAGGATGGTGCCGCCGAACTGGTGGATTTCCGAGACGGTCTTGGGGGTCAGCTCGATCACGTTGTGGCCGAAGCTGGGGATGAATCCCTGGAGGCCGAAGCGGATGCCCAGGACCGAGGCCACCTGGTAGTTGTGGTGGCAGGTCATGACGATGGCGCGGATCACGTCGTTGATGCCCGGGCAGAGGCCGCCGCAGGTGACGATGGCGCACTTGGTCTTGGAGGAGTCGAAGTAGAGGTGTTCGCGGGGCCCGGCCTTCTCCACGTCCAGGGTGAGGGTCTCGTCCGGGCCCAGCTCGTCCAGTTCCTCCTCGGTGAGGATGAAGGGCTGGAGCTGCTCGTCGCTGGCGAAGCGGCAGTGGCGCAGGGGAGTGGGGATCTTGGCCTTGCCCAGGCTGGGGATGGCGACATCCACGACGGGCTTGGCCGTGTTTTTCTTGGGAGCCATGCGGTGTCCTCCGTTCAGTCCGGCGCGCCGGATTTCCTTCCTTTGTACGTCAAGGACGGAGAGGGCGCAAACCATTCGGCGCGGCCGGCCGGATCGCGGCCTCGGCGTCAGCGCGCCTTGAGGAAGGCCTCGACCCGCTCGCGCACGTTCCTTTCCAGGTTCCGGTAGAACAGGGCGTAGTCGTAGCCGTGGTAGAACCCCGGAAAGGGCGTGGGCGTCAGCTCCGGGTCGGCCGGGTCCACGATCAGCGCGCCGTGGACGGTCTGGGCCCCGGTGAAGCGGGGGACCTCCTTCAGGCCGTCGGCCGTGGGGAAGGCCGCGCCGAGGTTGGCCTCGCGCGGGACGTGGCGCGTGTCCAGGTTCATGCTCAGGGGATTCACGCCCACGGCGCCGGGGCGCACGATGCTCATGCCGGGGGCGGCGGACTGGGAGTTGTAGCTCACGATGCAGCCGGTGCGGTCCGGGGCGTCGCACATGGCGAGTTGCGGGAAGCGAGTCAGGTCGTCGCGGGTCACGGACCAGCCGATGAGATAGGCGGCCACGAGCTTCTTGCGCGGGGCGGGATCGCGGAAGCGCTTTTCGAGCAGCTCAAGCAGCAGGTTGGAGCCCTGGCTGTGCCCGGCGAGGATGAACGGGCGGCCGCCGTTGTCCTGGCGCAGGTAGTGGTCGAAGGCCCGCTCCACGTCGGAATAAGCCGCGGCCAGGGCCTGTTCGCGGTCCGGGGCGGGCGCTTCCAGGACCTTGATGTGGGCGTCGCGGTAGCGCGGGGCGAAGACGTTGCAGGAGGCGGCGAAGACAGAGGCCTGCCCGGCCAGGCTGCGGCGCACGAGGGGGTTGGCCCGCGAGGACTCGATGCTCTCGTTCCAGGTGTCGGGCGAGAAGCAGGTGGTCGGCGGGACGAAGAACACGTCCACGGGCTTGCCGCGCTCGGCGGGCGCGGGCAGGGCGGCCCAGTTCTCGGGCCGGTCGTAGTCCGGGGCCTTGGGCGTGGAGGCCGGGTTGAAGGCGTTTCGGGCGTCGAAGAGGGCGTCGATGTCGCCGGACAGGTCCGTGCGCCGGAGGTCGATCTCGCTGACCACGGACTTGGCGCGGGCCAGGGATCCCAGGTCGAGGGTCGCGATGGTCGGATTGTCCAGGGTGCGGAAGGCGATGCGGCGGTTGGCGAGGTCGGTGACGATGGTCCAGCGGGTGCAGCCGTCGGGGAAGATGGGCGGCACGGAGAGGACCTGAATGGCGGCGAAGCCCGAGCGGACGGCCTGCTCCGCGCTGTCCTGGTCCGGGAGATGCTTCCAGTGGAAGGCCCCCCGGACGAAGCGGTCCAGGGATTCGCCGGAGCCCGGGATGGGGCGGTCGCCGCCGAAGCCGTCGTAGCGGGACAGGCGCTTGAGCGAGGCGGCGTACACGTCGTTGGTCAGGACCGGCACGCGCGGGGCGCGGGTGATCGTCACGTCGCCGTCCAGGAACTCGACCACGGCCGAGTCGCCGCCGGCGTCGTGCAGGAAGAGGTGCAGGCGGATTTCCAGGTCCCGGGACGGATTGGGCCCGACGCGGTAGCGGCCGGAGCGCAGGTCGGCCAGGGCCGCCTCCACGCTGTCCTGGGTGTCCAGGAGGTATTGGAGCAGGGAGGCGACGTCCAGTACGGGCGCGGAACCGGCCGGTGGAAAGCGCGAGGATTCCAGGAAATAGGTGCCGACCTTGAGCCCCGCGTCATTGAGCCCGTCCACCCCGGCGGCGAAGGCCTGGGCCCCGGCGGAGCCGGGCAGGACGACGTTGAAGGTCACGTTGGCGCGGGAGGAGGTCCAGGCCAGGGGAACGCCATCGGGGGCGTGGAGGGCCTTCCTGGCGATGCCGGGCGGGCTGAAGCGCGCGAAGCCCTCGTTGATCGTGAAGTCGAAGGTTCGGGCCGAGACGAGGGCGGCCCCGCCCTTGTGGATGAAGATCTCCGAACAGGCCAGGGCCGCGCCGTCCGAGAGGACGAACAGGCAGAGCAGGCAGACGATCAGCGACTGAAGCCGCTTCATGTGCGCTCCCGGGCTGGGGGAAGCCCCGCGCGGGTTCCCCTGTTGGCGAGCGGCCCGGGCGGAGCCACGCGGGAGGGAGGCCCGGGCGGTCAGGCGGGCGCTCGGCGGCGTCCGTCGCGATCGCGGCTCAGCCGCGCCAGGCGTTGATCTCCGTGACCGGCAGGGACTCGATGGAACGGGCCAGGTCCTCGGCGCTGGCGGTGGCCGCGCCCACCTGGGCGACCACGTGCCCGGCGGCGTGGTTGGCCAGGGTGCAGGCGGTGAGCAGGTCCGCGCCCGAGGCCAGGGCCAGGGCCAGGGTGGCGATGACCGTGTCGCCCGCGCCGGTGACGTCGAAGACCTTCTGGGCCACGGTGGGGATGTGGCGCACGGTGGCCGGGGACTCGAAGAGGGCCATGCCGTCCGCGCCCAGGGTCACGAGCAGGTGCCTGCAGCGCAGGCGCTTGAACAGGGCCTCTCCGGCGGCCAGCACGCTCTCGCGGCCGCTCACGGCCAGGCCCGCGCCCTCGCCCGCCTCCTTGGTGTTCGGGGTGAGCAGGTCCACGCCCTTGTACAGGTCGTAGTTCACGGGCTTGGGGTCCACGAGGATGAGCGGCCGGTCGGGCAGGGGGGTGACGAGGTCCATGAGCCGGGACATGAATTCCCGGCAGATGATGCCCTTGCCGTAGTCCGAGAGCACGATCACGGGCGCCTGGGACAGCACGTCGCGCAGGGAGGAGAACAGCTCGTCCAGGAGGTGCTGGGGCAGGGGGTCGGGCTGCTCGGAGTCCACGCGGACCACCTGCTGGTTGTGGGCGATGATGCGGGTCTTGCGGGTGGTGGGCCGGGCCGGGTCCTTGAGGATGCGGGACTCGATGCCCGCCTCGCCGGTCATGCGCACGAGGGCCGCGCCGTCGGGGTCGTCGCCGGTGCAGCCGAAGAGCACGGGGCTGCCGCCCAGGGCGGCGATGTTCTGGGCCACGTTGCCCGCGCCGCCCAGGACGCGCTTTTCGCCGGTGACGCGGACCACGGGCACGGGGGCCTCGGGGGAGATGCGGTCCACGGTGCCCATCATGTAGTGGTCGAGCATGAGGTCGCCGATGATGCAGACCTTGCGGCCCTTGAGCGCGGCCGCGGCCTTCAATTGCGCTTGCTTGGAGAGCATCCGTTATGCCTTGTTTTTCAAGGTTGTTTTTATTGTGGTCAGTCCAGCTCGGGATCCTGGACGC from Desulfovibrio aminophilus harbors:
- a CDS encoding 3-methyl-2-oxobutanoate dehydrogenase subunit VorB; this translates as MTKNERKFLKGNEAVAHGALAAGCRCFFGYPITPQNDIPEFMSKAMVDAGGEFVQAESEVAAANMLLGAGACGIRAMTSSSSPGVSLKQEAISYMAGSEIPAVIVNMNRGGPGLGDIGPSQGDYYQSTRGGGHGDYRTLVLAPGTVQEAFDLTMLAFDLAFKYRNPVLVLGDAIIGQMKEPVAMRPAVKVSKAEGRSWRLEGKGTRKPRIIKSLFLDDGALAGQNRHLQEKYEAMRDEIMAEEFQVKDAELVVVAYGSIGRIAKTTVRKLRAKGKKVGLFRPITLFPFPDAALARLAKAGKKFLTIEHNLGQMVDDVRLAVRAHADSGFFGVYPGDMPSPEDFEEPILKALRRKK
- a CDS encoding 4Fe-4S binding protein, which translates into the protein MSRIEVDEALCKGCLLCTTVCPVEIIVQSSRFNQQGYKVAEAPEADRAKCTGCASCATICPDLAITVWRSRKPAKKGGA
- a CDS encoding agmatine/peptidylarginine deiminase yields the protein MTRPESPAALGYRLPAEWEPHEATWLAWPSSTLDWPGRLQGARFAFADMARRISRGEEVRILVHSPPVREEAARRLRDCGADLDRIRFVDCPVDRSWVRDSGPLFVRDQTGNTAVARVRFNAWAKYPTHTKDALAPDVAARTLGLPLFHVKRNGRPVVLEGGAIDVNGAGTLLTTEECLLDRRVQVRNPGFTARDYEEVFRETFNVSNVVWLGKGVAGDDTHGHVDDLCRFVNRTTLVLAQEDDPSDVNHAALAENRERLQDVRLEDGSRPEIVPLPMPEPVVFRGIRLPASYANFYIANACVLAPTFNDPNDRVALGILAELFDRPVIGIHALDLVFGRGTLHCLTMQQPGTPA
- the queA gene encoding tRNA preQ1(34) S-adenosylmethionine ribosyltransferase-isomerase QueA — translated: MTHIPADFDLHSYRYDLPQDRIAQEPPARRGGSKLLLLDRAAGRDEARAFAELPDLLPEGALLVANNSRVLPARLYGHKPSGGRVEFLLLTPLPLLRPEPGPHGTLTAEAECLLKATKGPRPGERADFDPDLSLEVLARGEFGRSRVRLAWRGDLAALFQRLGHMPLPPYIHRPDTAEDQARYQTTYAAPDKAGSVAAPTAGLHFTPELRRTLAERGLSWAEVTLYVGYGTFSPVRCRDIREHAMHEEWVEVPSATAEAVGRAKAEGRPVVAVGTTSARALEGMHAALGRVGAYTGPTSLFLYPGRAFHVLDMLLTNFHLPESSLLIMVSALAGRERILEAYHNALSSGFRFFSYGDAMLIR
- a CDS encoding carbon-nitrogen hydrolase; the protein is MSKEFTLALIQCAMQPEPEANREKARDLVLKAAKRGANLVCLPELFASPYFCKREDSEYFDLAETIPGPSLEIMSATAREAKVCLVVPIFERRGPGMYHNTAVVLGPDGGTLGMYRKMHIPEDPGFHEKFYFTPGDQGFQAFDTPVGRIAVLICWDQWFPEAARLAALQGAELILYPTAIGRLHGESEKEGQRQVDSWMTVQRGHAVANGLFVAAANRIGLEEPDGPGVAVHFFGNSFVADPRGEVLARASDEKEEILLAEVDTGRVDETRRMWPFLRDRRIDAYYPLLERYGK
- a CDS encoding 2-oxoacid:acceptor oxidoreductase family protein; translation: MAAKKPQHLDVIIAGFGGQGVLLIGNLLAYAGMNAGLNVTYIPVYGAEMRGGTANCTVILSSEDIGSPIVRRPQSLVAMNRPSLDKFQSRVLDGGTVIVNSSLIDAQLMDAKRLDCHAVPCNEIADKLGNSRMANMVALGAYVAATGIVTLATVIKSLENVISASYKDLIPKNAKALEAGAEAVGK
- a CDS encoding thiamine pyrophosphate-dependent enzyme, encoding MSAASTKEQEVLAFERPKVMAERATHYCPGCHHGVAHRLVAELLTEMELVEKTICVTAIGCSVFLYNYLLVDSVEAPHGRAPAVATGVKRARPDNFVLTYQGDGDLASIGLAEIMHCANRGERVSVVFVNNTVYGMTGGQMAPTTLIGQKTTTCPGGRCREREGMPIKMAEIIAGLGGTVFSARAALNNVKNIRQAKKFLKTAFEVQTKGLGFGFVELLSACPTNWKMNPVKANQRIETEMIPYFPLGIYKDLSNEGGVC